A genomic region of Papaver somniferum cultivar HN1 chromosome 7, ASM357369v1, whole genome shotgun sequence contains the following coding sequences:
- the LOC113297178 gene encoding homeobox-leucine zipper protein HAT4-like, whose product MFVEKEDLGLSLSLCSSTSTTTADNRYPLQLNLMPPSAASVSNNPSPFLIHHQKTNSITNWNEAFGSSDRITAEMYRGETRSFLRGIDVNRMPSTTATIDCEEEVGVSSPNSTVSSISGNKRRSIERDTINCSGGDGEDNEIERASSRSGGNGGGMNSDDEDGENSRKKLRLSRDQSAILEETFKEHNTLNPKQKLALAKQLNLRPRQVEVWFQNRRARTKLKQTEVDCEFLKRCCENLTEENRRLQKEVQELRALKLSPQFYMQMTPPTTLTMCPSCERVAVSASTNASAAGSTPAVPAPSVAAEAAHHRHHQQMSAQQRALPTNPWSQTPVVSRR is encoded by the exons ATGTTTGTGGAAAAGGAAGATTTAGGATTAAGTTTGAGTTTATGttcatcaacatcaacaacaacagcagataATAGATATCCATTACAACTAAATCTAATGCCTCCTTCTGCTGCTTCAGTCTCTAATAATCCTTCACCATTTTTGATTCATCATCAGAAGACAAACAGTATTACTAATTGGAATGAAGCTTTCGGATCATCTG ATCGGATTACAGCGGAGATGTACAGAGGAGAAACAAGATCATTTTTAAGAGGAATTGATGTGAACAGAATGccatcaacaacagcaacaatagATTGTGAAGAAGAGGTAGGAGTTTCATCACCAAATAGTACAGTTTCGAGTATAAGTGGGAATAAAAGAAGAAGTATCGAAAGAGATACCATAAATTGctctggtggtgatggtgaagataaTGAAATCGAAAGAGCTTCTTCTCGAAGCGGTGGTAATGGAGGAGGAATGAATAGTGACGATGAAGACGGTGAGAATTCAAGGAAAAAACTGAGACTCTCTAGAGATCAATCTGCCATTCTTGAAGAAACATTCAAAGAGCACAACACTCTCAATCCA AAACAAAAACTGGCATTAGCAAAGCAATTGAATCTTAGACCTAGACAAGTGGAAGTTTGGTTTCAGAACAGAAGGGCAAG GACCAAGTTGAAACAAACTGAAGTTGATTGCGAATTCCTGaagagatgttgtgaaaatttGACAGAGGAGAATAGAAGATTACAGAAAGAAGTTCAAGAACTGAGGGCATTGAAATTGTCCCCACAGTTTTACATGCAAATGACACCGCCAACGACTCTCACTATGTGTCCATCTTGTGAACGTGTTGCAGTCTCAGCTTCAACAAATGCATCAGCGGCAGGATCTACCCCAGCTGTTCCAGCACCATCAGTTGCTGCTGAAGCTGCTCACCATCGACACCACCAGCAAATGAGCGCACAGCAAAGAGCATTGCCCACCAATCCTTGGTCCCAAACTCCTGTTGTCTCTAGAAGATGA
- the LOC113297179 gene encoding U-box domain-containing protein 35-like isoform X1, translated as MEMLETGDEHPIIIPTSSAVVVAVTVSRRSVYAIGWALQKFGPEGRNKFKMLHVRPCVTSIPTPMGNYISLSQVRAEVADAYKMEVEAKARRMLAPFEQIFIERKVAVDVVVIEADEIAEAIAAEIAKHSNTELVIGASASGMFSRKSKNLASRISECAPSCCTVYVISKGKLTTVRPSGTDKLIKYNNSDVKSSSSGSNKDENSDTLSTSDNNVGTIFYERTDTSSSSGSDLNYSLQTDQEASMDSYSPIKYPTIDVQRFQALSTINQALHNTKPSLRHSGDPSVNERRDGRGSYSSDRYRSFQTDFPSWYSDQPASSDEQQKLSSSDDQQVDINFELERLRVEIRHVRGMFAVAQSETINASRQLKTLTKRRIEESAKLGEINLREEKARELASEEKEKHEAAKKELELVMERTKNESLRRKDAESKAARDTNEKQKFEKALGDPGDKYMKYKWEDIVSATSSFSENLKLGAGAFGTVYKCNLQNITAAVKVLHSNEGQRNKEFQQELEILSKIRHPHLLLLLGACPEKGCLVYEYMENGNLEDRLFQKNNTPPMPWFDRYRVAWEVASALLFLHTSKPTPIIHRDLKPANILLDHNFVSKIGDVGLSTWLPSVTSSVSATYTETDLVGTLCYIDPEYQRSGSISPKSDVYAFGMVILQLLTAKPALALAYNVETALEDGNLAELLDPKAGNWPIEETRELALLGMNCVELSSCDRPDLETTVLPFLEKLKGIADKANRKFSHSVQSAPANHFICPILQDVMENPCVASDGYTYDRKAIENWLAENDKSPMTNMALPDMNLTPNYSLLAAIMEWKSKLQ; from the exons ATGGAAATGCTTGAAACTGGTGATGAACATCCAATTATAATTCCTACATCAAGTGCGGTCGTTGTGGCTGTTACTGTAAGTAGAAGAAGCGTATATGCAATTGGTTGGGCATTGCAGAAGTTTGGTCCAGAGGGTAGAAACAAATTCAAAATGCTACATGTTCGTCCATGCGTCACCTCAATCCCGACGCCAA TGGGAAATTATATTTCACTCTCACAAGTACGAGCTGAAGTAGCCGATGCGTATAAGATGGAGGTAGAGGCGAAAGCGCGAAGAATGCTTGCTCCGTTTGAACAAATTTTTATAGAAAGAAAG GTGGCGGTGGATGTTGTGGTAATCGAAGCTGATGAAATCGCGGAAGCAATAGCAGCAGAGATTGCTAAACACTCAAATACTGAGTTAGTCATTGGTGCCTCAGCCTCTGGCATGTTTTCAAG GAAAAGTAAGAACCTGGCGTCAAGAATCTCAGAATGCGCGCCAAGTTGCTGTACAGTTTATGTCATTTCAAAAGGGAAATTGACAACTGTTCGTCCTTCAGGGACAGACAAGCTCATCaaatacaacaattctgacgttaAATCTAGTTCAAGTGGAAGTAATAAAGATGAAAATAGTGATACTTTGTCTACTTCAGATAATAATGTTGGAACTATCTTTTATGAAAGAACTGATACTAGTAGCTCTAGTGGTAGTGACCTAAATTACAGTCTGCAAACAG ACCAAGAAGCCTCCATGGATTCATACTCACCCATCAAGTATCCTACGATCGATGTTCAGCGGTTTCAAGCACTTTCAACTATTAACCAGGCCCTTCATAACACAAAACCATCGCTTCGTCACTCTGGAGATCCATCTGTCAATGAAAGAAGAGATGGTAGGGGTTCTTACTCCTCGGATAGGTATAGAAGCTTTCAAACTGATTTTCCATCTTGGTACTCCGACCAGCCAGcgtcatcagatgagcaacaaaaATTATCTTCATCGGATGACCAG CAGGTAGATATCAATTTTGAACTAGAAAGGCTGAGGGTTGAGATAAGACATGTCCGAGGAATGTTTGCAGTAGCTCAGAGTGAAACAATTAATGCTTCTCGTCAA CTAAAAACTCTAACAAAACGCCGAATAGAGGAATCAGCTAAGCTCGGAGAAATAAACTTAAGGGAGGAGAAGGCGAGAGAGTTGGCCAGTGAAGAGAAGGAGAAACATGAAGCTGCAAAAAAGGAACTTGAACTTGTGATGGAACGTACTAAAAATGAATCTTTGCGAAGGAAAGACGCTGAAAGTAAAGCTGCCCGTGATACAAATGAGAAACAAAAGTTTGAAAAGGCATTGGGTGATCCTGGTGATAAATACATGAAGTATAAATGGGAAGATATCGTCTCAGCTACATCATCTTTTTCCGAGAACCTTAAACTTGGAGCTGGAGCTTTTGGTACTGTTTACAAGTGTAATTTGCAGAATATCACAGCTGCGGTGAAAGTACTCCACTCAAATGAAGGTCAAAGGAACAAGGAATTTCAACAGGAG CTTGAAATCTTGAGCAAAATACGGCATCCGCATTTGCTACTTCTTCTTGGTGCATGTCCTGAAAAAGGTTGCCTTGTTTACGAATACATGGAGAATGGTAATCTAGAAGATAGGTTATTTCAGAAGAATAATACACCTCCGATGCCATGGTTCGATCGCTACCGCGTAGCTTGGGAAGTAGCATCTGCCTTACTTTTTTTACATACTTCGAAGCCAACACCAATCATTCATCGTGATCTGAAGCCTGCAAACATCTTACTTGATCATAACTTTGTTAGTAAAATTGGTGATGTTGGACTTTCTACTTGGCTTCCCTCGGTCACTTCCTCAGTATCTGCCACTTACACCGAAACAGACCTTGTTGGAACCCTGTGTTACATAGACCCCGAGTACCAAAGGAGTGGTTCAATTTCACCCAAGTCTGATGTTTATGCATTTGGGATGGTGATCCTGCAACTATTAACGGCGAAACCTGCTTTAGCCTTGGCCTATAACGTCGAAACTGCGTTAGAAGATGGGAACTTAGCGGAACTTTTGGACCCCAAGGCTGGGAATTGGCCAATTGAGGAGACACGAGAACTAGCACTTTTAGGAATGAACTGTGTGGAACTGAGTTCATGCGATAGACCTGATTTGGAAACTACAGTTCTACCATTTCTTGAGAAACTCAAAGGAATTGCCGATAAGGCTAACCGAAAATTTTCTCACTCTGTCCAATCTGCCCCAGCAAACCACTTTATATGCCCTATACTTCAG GATGTAATGGAAAACCCCTGTGTTGCTTCAGATGGATATACATATGATCGCAAGGCAATAGAAAACTGGCTTGCGGAGAATGACAAATCACCTATGACCAATATGGCACTACCTGATATGAATCTTACACCTAATTACTCTCTTCTTGCAGCAATTATGGAGTGGAAATCCAAATTACAATAA
- the LOC113297179 gene encoding U-box domain-containing protein 35-like isoform X2 has product MEMLETGDEHPIIIPTSSAVVVAVTVSRRSVYAIGWALQKFGPEGRNKFKMLHVRPCVTSIPTPMGNYISLSQVRAEVADAYKMEVEAKARRMLAPFEQIFIERKVAVDVVVIEADEIAEAIAAEIAKHSNTELVIGASASGMFSRKSKNLASRISECAPSCCTVYVISKGKLTTVRPSGTDKLIKYNNSDVKSSSSGSNKDENSDTLSTSDNNVGTIFYERTDTSSSSGSDLNYSLQTDQEASMDSYSPIKYPTIDVQRFQALSTINQALHNTKPSLRHSGDPSVNERRDGRGSYSSDRYRSFQTDFPSWYSDQPASSDEQQKLSSSDDQVDINFELERLRVEIRHVRGMFAVAQSETINASRQLKTLTKRRIEESAKLGEINLREEKARELASEEKEKHEAAKKELELVMERTKNESLRRKDAESKAARDTNEKQKFEKALGDPGDKYMKYKWEDIVSATSSFSENLKLGAGAFGTVYKCNLQNITAAVKVLHSNEGQRNKEFQQELEILSKIRHPHLLLLLGACPEKGCLVYEYMENGNLEDRLFQKNNTPPMPWFDRYRVAWEVASALLFLHTSKPTPIIHRDLKPANILLDHNFVSKIGDVGLSTWLPSVTSSVSATYTETDLVGTLCYIDPEYQRSGSISPKSDVYAFGMVILQLLTAKPALALAYNVETALEDGNLAELLDPKAGNWPIEETRELALLGMNCVELSSCDRPDLETTVLPFLEKLKGIADKANRKFSHSVQSAPANHFICPILQDVMENPCVASDGYTYDRKAIENWLAENDKSPMTNMALPDMNLTPNYSLLAAIMEWKSKLQ; this is encoded by the exons ATGGAAATGCTTGAAACTGGTGATGAACATCCAATTATAATTCCTACATCAAGTGCGGTCGTTGTGGCTGTTACTGTAAGTAGAAGAAGCGTATATGCAATTGGTTGGGCATTGCAGAAGTTTGGTCCAGAGGGTAGAAACAAATTCAAAATGCTACATGTTCGTCCATGCGTCACCTCAATCCCGACGCCAA TGGGAAATTATATTTCACTCTCACAAGTACGAGCTGAAGTAGCCGATGCGTATAAGATGGAGGTAGAGGCGAAAGCGCGAAGAATGCTTGCTCCGTTTGAACAAATTTTTATAGAAAGAAAG GTGGCGGTGGATGTTGTGGTAATCGAAGCTGATGAAATCGCGGAAGCAATAGCAGCAGAGATTGCTAAACACTCAAATACTGAGTTAGTCATTGGTGCCTCAGCCTCTGGCATGTTTTCAAG GAAAAGTAAGAACCTGGCGTCAAGAATCTCAGAATGCGCGCCAAGTTGCTGTACAGTTTATGTCATTTCAAAAGGGAAATTGACAACTGTTCGTCCTTCAGGGACAGACAAGCTCATCaaatacaacaattctgacgttaAATCTAGTTCAAGTGGAAGTAATAAAGATGAAAATAGTGATACTTTGTCTACTTCAGATAATAATGTTGGAACTATCTTTTATGAAAGAACTGATACTAGTAGCTCTAGTGGTAGTGACCTAAATTACAGTCTGCAAACAG ACCAAGAAGCCTCCATGGATTCATACTCACCCATCAAGTATCCTACGATCGATGTTCAGCGGTTTCAAGCACTTTCAACTATTAACCAGGCCCTTCATAACACAAAACCATCGCTTCGTCACTCTGGAGATCCATCTGTCAATGAAAGAAGAGATGGTAGGGGTTCTTACTCCTCGGATAGGTATAGAAGCTTTCAAACTGATTTTCCATCTTGGTACTCCGACCAGCCAGcgtcatcagatgagcaacaaaaATTATCTTCATCGGATGACCAG GTAGATATCAATTTTGAACTAGAAAGGCTGAGGGTTGAGATAAGACATGTCCGAGGAATGTTTGCAGTAGCTCAGAGTGAAACAATTAATGCTTCTCGTCAA CTAAAAACTCTAACAAAACGCCGAATAGAGGAATCAGCTAAGCTCGGAGAAATAAACTTAAGGGAGGAGAAGGCGAGAGAGTTGGCCAGTGAAGAGAAGGAGAAACATGAAGCTGCAAAAAAGGAACTTGAACTTGTGATGGAACGTACTAAAAATGAATCTTTGCGAAGGAAAGACGCTGAAAGTAAAGCTGCCCGTGATACAAATGAGAAACAAAAGTTTGAAAAGGCATTGGGTGATCCTGGTGATAAATACATGAAGTATAAATGGGAAGATATCGTCTCAGCTACATCATCTTTTTCCGAGAACCTTAAACTTGGAGCTGGAGCTTTTGGTACTGTTTACAAGTGTAATTTGCAGAATATCACAGCTGCGGTGAAAGTACTCCACTCAAATGAAGGTCAAAGGAACAAGGAATTTCAACAGGAG CTTGAAATCTTGAGCAAAATACGGCATCCGCATTTGCTACTTCTTCTTGGTGCATGTCCTGAAAAAGGTTGCCTTGTTTACGAATACATGGAGAATGGTAATCTAGAAGATAGGTTATTTCAGAAGAATAATACACCTCCGATGCCATGGTTCGATCGCTACCGCGTAGCTTGGGAAGTAGCATCTGCCTTACTTTTTTTACATACTTCGAAGCCAACACCAATCATTCATCGTGATCTGAAGCCTGCAAACATCTTACTTGATCATAACTTTGTTAGTAAAATTGGTGATGTTGGACTTTCTACTTGGCTTCCCTCGGTCACTTCCTCAGTATCTGCCACTTACACCGAAACAGACCTTGTTGGAACCCTGTGTTACATAGACCCCGAGTACCAAAGGAGTGGTTCAATTTCACCCAAGTCTGATGTTTATGCATTTGGGATGGTGATCCTGCAACTATTAACGGCGAAACCTGCTTTAGCCTTGGCCTATAACGTCGAAACTGCGTTAGAAGATGGGAACTTAGCGGAACTTTTGGACCCCAAGGCTGGGAATTGGCCAATTGAGGAGACACGAGAACTAGCACTTTTAGGAATGAACTGTGTGGAACTGAGTTCATGCGATAGACCTGATTTGGAAACTACAGTTCTACCATTTCTTGAGAAACTCAAAGGAATTGCCGATAAGGCTAACCGAAAATTTTCTCACTCTGTCCAATCTGCCCCAGCAAACCACTTTATATGCCCTATACTTCAG GATGTAATGGAAAACCCCTGTGTTGCTTCAGATGGATATACATATGATCGCAAGGCAATAGAAAACTGGCTTGCGGAGAATGACAAATCACCTATGACCAATATGGCACTACCTGATATGAATCTTACACCTAATTACTCTCTTCTTGCAGCAATTATGGAGTGGAAATCCAAATTACAATAA